The genomic window ATGTAACTTTAGAAGAATTTTTTACTGGTTTTGATGAAATATAAAAGAAAAAGACAGCGATTAAACTGTCTCTTTCTTTTTATGAATTAAATTTTGTGTTTTGACTTTGAAGTAATAGACTCATTTTCAATCACAATTCCTTAAATGGAACGATTTATTATAAAAGAATCGTGTTAGGAGCAGGTCACTAACTCTGAAACATTCCCTGTCACTAACTTTGGAAGATTGCCCTATTTATTCCAATGTATAGATTTTATGAAATCTAATACATTTTGGTTATTATCATAAATAACAAATTCAAGTTTATCATTTAATCTTGATTCATTACCTACATATTCATGTGCTAAAAGTAAACTTTCAAATATAATATAAGGATTTTCGGGAGAACCATTTTTATAAATTTCACCTTTTAAGTTTAAAATTGTTCCAGTAGCTCCATCAGCTTTGATTACTGCAACTTGATTACTTTTTAATATTGGAAATTTCATATATCAATTTTTTATTATTGTTGTTTTAGCACCTGTAACACTATATTGTAAAAGCACTTCTGCTTCATTGACAACTGTTCCTGGCCATTGTACTAGATTTACCTCTTTTGCACTAGGACTTGTAACAGTACTAGTTGTTGGCACTGTGACTTCCATCACAACACCTTCTCCGCTGGTTCTTAAGGCAAAATTTTTAGCAACTTCAGGGTTTTTAGTCCACGATGTAAAATTACTTGCTGTATTGCCTTCGTTGTGTTGAGTAGGTGTTGCAGCTCCACCTCTAGGTGTAGCAGTACCTTCTGTAGCATTTTTATATGCTGGGCTTGTAGAATTAACTCCTCGATATAACGTTGTTGTACTCTTTGGAGCTACTGGTTCAGCATTTGTTTTATTCGTTGATATTCTAGCTCTAGCAGGAATTTTAAGACTGCCTGGTGCTGAATGTCCTGTTGTATATGCTCCTGCAGCTATACTCATCACTACAGCTTCACCATTTGTAGCTGGTTTAGGCATATCTGGAGCACTAAAAGCTTGAGCGGCAACTCTCTGAGTTGCTACTCCATAATTCCCACTTGGACTATTCCACCACTTTTTAATAGATTTCCATATTCCTTCTCCTGGCCACATCCCATCTGGGTCAATAAAATAAACGGGATTATCAAAGGCATAATTATATGGTGACCATCTACGACCTTTCTCCGCCAATGGGTCAACATTCATCCATCGACCTAATGCAGGGTCATAATTTCTTGCTCCATAGTCGTACATGTTAAGCCCCAACTCGTCCTGAAGCTCCTTACCGTTGTACTTATACTTCTGTCCAAGATTAGTAGATGTAACTACATTGTTACTATCCTTGTGCTTTAATCCAAATGGATAATAGTTGTTTTCTTCTACAATTTCGCTGGTGGTGTTTACTCTTCTTATGCTAACATCATCGAACCAAACTGTTCCACCTCCATTATTATCTATTCTTAAATTAATCATTGCTATGTTGGCTGGCACTGATATTTTTTTCTCCATATAAACCCACTGACCTGTATTCCAAGTTCTTACATAATCTACATTGGTATAATATCCCGTTTCAGAATTGGTTTTCATAAAGAAATAAATGTCTGCAGATGGACCGTTACTATATACCCAACCGGAAAAAATATAATCTGTTGCCTGTGTATTGTTAATAGACACCCAAGTATTACTGTGTGAATACTGTTCTCCTGCCGTTAGCTTTTCAATTTTGGCACTTACGTTTCCTGAATGTTTTTTACTCGTATCATAAGCAGTTACTGCAGAATCCCAATTGGGACTTAACTCAAACCCGTCATTAAAAACGTCTGTTGTCGTAGCACCTGTTATTAGTCCATTATTGTCTTTATCGGCATAACTCAACCTAACATTGCCCAAATGATCTTTGTATTGGTAAATATAATTAAAATTCCCTGAACTGCAATCTACGTAGCCTTCGGGTTGCGGGAAAAATTGCAAAACGTTGCTCTCATATTGAAATCCACCAGCATAATCAGTAGTTGCGCCTCCGCTCACTATTTTGCGTTGTTTTACTCCTGTGGCATCATATTTATATTCAATTGCGCCGCTAGCTAATGTTATTTGGGTAGGCAGGTTCAGGTGGTTGTATTCAATATTGGTTATGCTTTTGTTTTGGTCGGCAGTCATATTTCCGTTACTATCATAAGCGTAATCATCTCCTAAATTGTTACCGTCTTTAAATCCTTCATTACCATTGGCTGAATTTTTATTATAATCAACCACTTTTAGTAATCGATTGCCTTTGTCATAAGTGTACCATAAATAATCAATACTCGTATAACTATTGTAAAGGGGATCTTGCATATTACGATTGGCCATCATAATATTACCATTACGATCATAATTACTGATGGACTCATTAAACTTATAATTTAAAATGCTATTTTCACCATACCAAGCAGCCTTAAATCGGTTCAGCGCATCATAGGTATAATTATATTGCTTTAGAACAGGAATAACGTTACTGGTTTTCCAAGAAGTACTACTGATATTACCATTATACAAAGGTTTGTTTTGATTGTATGTAGGAATTGAAGGATTTACTACTGTATTGTAATTTAAACCAAAAGCAAACAAATCATTGTCCTGATTCAAATTATTGGGGTCGTTGATGCTTTTGAGCCAGCCGCGAATGTTGTAGGCATAATCCACTTTTTGCAATCCTTGGGTGGTTTTGCCTCCCACTTTTTTGCTGGTTAGCTGTCCTAATTCGTCATAAGTGTTAGCTACAATAATTTCTGGTGTGGTTGTTCCATTAATAGCTTGGGTTTGTTGGGTTAGTCTTCCTGCTTGATCATAGGTAAAGACATCTACCAGCGTGGTAGTTACACTATTTCTGGCGTGGGTAGAGGTGGTTTCTAAAACTTTGCCCACAAAATCAAGCTTGGTTTTTACAGTGCTGGTGGTACCGAGATAATCGTTTTTGCTGTAATTGTAAATTGGTCTGCCTTTGCTATCATAATAAATTACGCTAGATGTCCAATTGGTAGTTCCTAAAATGCGTACTTTGGTTCCTGTTGCTAAACTTTTGGCATTGGTAATGGGTGTGATACTGTAAGATGTTGCAGCAGTACCACCATTCAAATCAAAATTATAATCATCATAATAGTTAATAGTAAACAGGTTGATGTTTGTATTAGGAAAAGCTGTGTTGTTGTAATATATGGTAGTTCCGTTGATGGTATTTATACCCTGTTTGGTTTCAAACATAATAGTAGCAGCATCAGCAAGAGCTTGTACAGTTGTACGTGTAGTTTCTGATGTATTGACATATTCTCCTGTATATACTGGTCTGCTAAAGGCATCATACTTGGTAAACAACCATTTGTTTTGCGTTTTTAAAATAGCATCTTGTGTTAAAACAGGTCGATCTAATTTGTCATACACAATATATTCCCATTCTTTGCCTGGTAATTTTTTTTCTACCAATCGGTTGCGTTTGTCGTATTTGTATTGATAAATCAAATCGTTAAATACAGATCGATCCAAAGCTTGGGGAGTATAATTGGCTTGTAAACTAGGAAGATTTATTGTAGCACTAAAATAAAATTCACCATTACTATCTGGATATGCAACAACTCCAGGTTCTGCAGTAATATGCAACTCTCCATTTTTAATTGATAATTTACCTCCTACAACAAGGTTACCATTTACATCTGACACCATAATATCACACAAAATTATGTCCTGTGGACTAGGAGTTAGATTTAAGTCGGCTATTTTTCCTGACATAAGTGGTGAACCTGGAGTAAAACCATACTCCCAAAAATATAAATTTAAAGAATTTTCACCGGTTTGAGTTAAATACAAATCAGCATAACTATTTGGGTTTGGACTAGCGAAAAATGAAAAATAATCATAGTCAGTACTCAAATATATACTCAATCCTGATAAGGGCTGTGTTATGGAATGATAGGTAAAAAGCTTGGGAGGTAATACATAAGTCAAATTTCCGTAATCGTCATAAACATAATAAGTATCGTGCCATTTTCCGACATCGAAAGTACGTTTCAAGACAACTTTCCCTTCTTTGTTCTTAAACTCTTGAGTGGTATGATCACTAGGATAGGTCTGGTTAGGCATCCAATTTTCATCCTTGGTTACTGTTTTATACAATTGAGAAGTAGCATAAATACCGTTATCCTCTAAATGTGGAGCTTCGGTATTGCCATTCACAAAAGAAACGCCAAACTGCCTTACTAAATCTGCATCGGTATTGGTTTCATATTCGAACTTTATTTCGTGGCCGTTGCCTAGCTTCCAATCATTACCGGGTGCTGCTTGTTTTAATACCCTGTTCAGCGGAGAGTCTTCAAATCCTTTTTGAGAATAAGGATTGATTTGAATAATGGGATTTGCATTACTCGTACTCATACCCGGAAAATCAGCATCATATTTGACATCATCATAAAATGTAAGTACATCAGCCAATGCAGAGGGTTTATAATCCAGCGAGGCTGGAGCTGTGGGTACGTATGGCAAATACTCTTTGTCCTGACGTCCGAAGCCATCATATTCAATGGGAGTAACAATGTCTTTTCCACTTCCAGATTGCTGATGTGCCACTTGCTGAATGGGACGACCCAATCCATCATAATACGTGATAGTTTGTGTGGCTTGTTGGGCAGTTGGTGTGGGGATACTTGTTGCAGTTGCTACTTTATAAGTGGTGTTTTTAACGTAATTCTCCGTTTGGGTTTGTCCAATAACCATTATAGGCAAGAAAACTAAAAGTGATAGTATTTTTTTCATATTTCGCTTGATTAGTTTTTATAATGGTATTCGTTTTCAGATAGGATGTTGCCGTCTTTGTCTTTTACGTTTTGCAAACGACCAAAAGCATCATAATTATAGGTTACCGTATCGCCTTTAGGGTCGGTTATGGTGCTGATTCCTATTAGTGGTTTATAAGTATAGGTGGTAACCATCGCATGAGGAAGTCCTGTTCTTAATTTCTGTAATTCTGTTTGCATAGCACTATCGGTAGTTGAACTATCATTTATCAATGTCATATTAAGGGAGAGTGCCGTTATTTGTGCTTGTGTAGCGTTTTCTATTTTGGCTACGGGTTGGGTTTGTTTGTATCCCCAGATATAGATTATCTCTAAATCATTTGTTTTAGAAACACTTGCGATATTTCCTTTACTATCGTAACTGTTATAATTAAGCCTTGTCTCTATTGGATCTTCTCCTTTTTTAACCTCCACCGATAATGGATAAATACAGTCTGTTAAATTACTAGAGCTTATCAAATTTAAATTGTTTGCATCTGTATCCCAAAATGAATAATTTGTTTTTAACAATTTTACTTGATTGTTATTAATCTTTTCTGTTTTTTCAATCACAGGAGCTATTATATTTCTAGAAACCATATTATTAAAAACAGGAGAAGTATAATTGTAAGGATATTTAAAATTGGTTGTAAAACTATCTCCATTACTCTTTGTAGTACTGATTTGAGATACCTGCTTACGCTCATCATAAGTATAGTTTGTTACTTTAGTAACATTATCTATTGTTTCTGTAACAGAATCTAATCGTTCCCAGACACTTAAGTATGCGAAATAATAATAATAAAAAGAATTATGTGCAACATATCCTCCATTAGATGTGTATTTTGGTATACTATAAATATTTATCCCTGGTATCGTTTTTAAAATATCATAGGAATAATGATAACGTATATCCTGTTTTTTTGTTCCATCCTCTTTATACGTAGCTTTATTTAATAATGTTCCCATTTTCCAATTATTATCCATAATTGGACCAAGAGGCCAAGAATTTTTCATAAATAAATTTTCCCGAGGAAATCCATCATAGAATTGAGAAATTTCAAAATAATGATCCTTTGCTTCTTCATCATATGCGCCATCTGTGGAAAACTGGTAGTCAATACGTCCATTTCCTTCTTCAAATTCTTTAACTAATCCATATCCAATCATTGGACCTTGATCCAATCCCTGATCATTAACAGGATCAGGACTTAACTTTATAGCCCAGTTGTAACTATTAGTAGAGTTATAAACCATACAATCCATATAACTTGAACTTGCTTGACATATTAAGGGAAATGGAGTCATATCGTTGTAATCTCTATTTAAAGTATAATGCCAAAAAGATGGTATTGGATAACCCAGTACTGGATTTTGATAGACATAATTTTTCCTTTTTAGTAAAGATTCGTCACTATCTAGGTATTCTATTTTATCAATTTTTATTCCCCAGAATGGTTCAAGAGTGAGTGGATTTTCCATTTGTGAATAATAAAATTTTGCAAATCCACCAGTTGGATATTTAATACTTTTTAAAGTTCCCATCTGCATGTATTCTAAATTAGGGTTACGATTTGCTCCAGCAATATTTACAGGGGAAACAAAACCATTATTATTAAGATTACTATCAGATAGACCAGAACCATCTGGCATTAAAGTTTCGTTTAAAGGAGGAATTAGACTAGTATTACTATCCTGTCCATTATAAAAACCTCCCAAATCTTGAGCACGTGAAAATCTATTAGGTAATAAATCTTTGCCGTCAACTGTTCTCCCATAATATTCAAAACTATGAGATTCTATAATATTTCCTACTACATCTATTTTTTCAAAACCATCCAAATACAACCTATAATCCATTCCCTTATTTTCGTTGTACAAAAATGCAGGCTGATCTGGATAAGGTGAGTATATTTTTGTTGTTTGGATATTATTTGTTTTAAAATGAAAAGATGATGATTTATTATTATCATGATATACAATAATAGAATCTAATGCTTTTCTATATTTATCTAATGAATTTGGTCCTCCAAACTGATAAATATCTTTTTTAATGAATTCGACAGAATCATTATTAGATGTGTATATTCTACTTAACAAAACACCAGAGTCTTTGTGTCCATATACTCCTTCGGAGTCTTTTATATAACCCGCACCATTACTTGTTAAAATATAAAATTTGGAAATATGTGGATTTTGGTAATATAAATCTCCACGAATATATTCGAAATTTATAATATTATACTTATCTGCACTTTCAATCTTAGTTAAATAGTAATCTGTTTGAATATCATACAAACTATTTTTACATTCAAAATAATATTTGATTCCATTATCGTCTGTAATTATTATAGAATTATAATCCGTGGAAAATTCAAACTTCAAATTAGTATGCTTTCTAAATGTATTTCCTTGAAATGAACCTGAATATTGTAAAAAATTATAATGATAAATAAAATGAGAATTTTCAGGATGTTCTACCAAATTTAAAAATTTACCATACTGCTCTTCTACAGTTCCACTTATTGGTAAATTATTACTCAAACTACTAAGATAAGTTCCGTTATTAGCAACCACTCTGGAAATGACCCCTCCAGCATTTAGTGCCCAGCCAATACCTGCCCAAGTTGAATAATCTTCAACCTTAACTCCTGATGCGTAATAGGAAAGAGAAATAGGAAGCTTAAGATTACCGCATTCTAATGTGTGTAAAGGAAAATCAATCTGTGGCTTTCCAGTATATAAGCTTACAGGAATATCTGCATATCTAGATAAATTAGCCGCTTCTGGTGAAGGTTGTATTATTTTTGGTAAATTCTGCGAATAGACTAACAAGTTGGATAATAAAATTAATATTAAATTCAATTTATTCTTCATGATAAAATAAGGTGTTACTTTTTAAATTTTATTATTTTAATACTTAAATGAAAATATTTAGGCTTGAATATCAATTTAATATGTTCATATTGATTATGTTTTCTTAATTTATAGTCAATAAAAGCGTAAGAAAAGCATTGTTTTAATTTCTTACAATACTAAATATTTTATTTTTAATTAACAAGATTAATGCTTTATATTTTGGATATATATACAAAATAACCTATAAATTACCTGTGAAGCCTTACAAATAAAAGCTTTGTCATGCTTTCAATGATATAAAAAAGATATGTAGGTAATTAGAATAAAATAACATCTATACTTATTCGTTATTTGTAATAAAAATTGTGTTTTATGTTATCACAAGAAACACCTGATGAAAAACAAACAAACCTATTTACCCAATCGCACTACTCAACTGAAACATGGGCAAATACATAGCGACAAGCAAAACAGCCACAAGAACACCTACAAACAGAATGATAAGAGGTTCTAAAACAGTAGTCATCACTTTAGACTGCTGCACTACTTCTTGGTTGTATTGTTCACTTAATTGTTGGAAGACGTATTCGGTTTGGTTGGTTTCTTCGGCTACTTTTACCAAAGAAATGATTCTATTGTCGAACAAAGCGTTCTCTTTTAGACTTATGCTCAAGCTATTTCCTTTCAGAATACTATTTTCTACTTTTTCCAGCGCATCTTGTAAGGGTACAAAACGAATCATTTTTTTTACCATTTGAATACTGTTTAATAGCGGTACTTTGGCAGTGGTCAATAAAGCAACTGCTTGGGTAAATTGCGCCAAATACACTTTGGTCATAAAAGCTCCCAGAATAGGAATCTTCAAAATAAAATAATGAATGGCTGTTCGGTATTGCACATTGTCTTTGAATAGACGACCTATAAATAACAAACCTATTAACAGCAATAATCCATAAACCCCATACGATTTCGTCCAACCAGATAATTTAACAATGGCTTTGGTTAATGCGGGAAGTTCCACGTTGTTCTGCCTGAAAATATCCTGAAACATCGGTACAACATAACTCAACATAAATACGACTACCACAATTGCAGTTGTCAATACAATGGAAGGATAGGTCAAGGCTGCAATAATGATTCTTTTTTGTTCGTTTTTACGCTCATAAAAAACACCTAATTCCTGGCATACTTGAGCCGTTGTCCCAGTTTCTTCTCCTATTTGTAAAGAATAGAATTCGTATTCCGTAAAAGATTTAGAAGCCAATAATGCTTCGGAAAAAGGCTTTCCGTTTACCACATCATTAAGTATAGATTGTATTAATTCTTTGTCGGCATTTTTCTTTAAGGAATCGACAATTAAAGTTAGTCCTTTTTTAAAGGTAATTCCAGCTTTGAGTAAAACCGATAATTCCTGATAAAAAGCTTGTTTCTTTTTATTGTTAAATCGTTCGCCAAAAAGTACAATTTCTTTTTTAAGTAATTCTTCTAAACTGGATGTTTTGGTATTAGAAACACTACTTTTATTAGGGATATTTTCTAGTTTAAAAGCCATCTTGATTCATAAAAAGGGTTAAATCATTTTTCTTGGAAACAAAAATTTCATAATCAGGAAGTTCTGCTTTACCTGAAATAAATAGCGCATCAACATAACCGCTATGAATTTCTTTTCCTTGAAAAAATAATGTATTAGGTGTTAATCTTAATTTTATAGTATCCGAATTTCTTAAAACATAGTTTTCCTGGAAAGAATAAATTATTGTATCCATTTCAGATTCCATAAATAAATTATTCTCGTTTGCATCAAATTGAATACTACCCATTTCGTTAAAATCTTGCCACAATCTTTGTTCAAAAAGTGCTAAACTACTTGTTTTTTCAAAATTGGTCTGAATGATTTTAATTTGTTGTTGCACCAATCGCAAAACACTAAAAGCCATTCCCACCACAATCGCAGTTAGCACCATAACAATCAACAATTCTGGTAGTGTAAATGATTTTATCTTATGATTTGTCATAGAGGCGATGTCTTATTATTTCCTTATCGTTTTGGTTTTGTGTTGCCTGAATAAGTAATTCTTTTTTTGAGGCTTTTTCTTCTAGTTGAATTTCAATATCCCAATTTCTATAGCTTTCTTGGTAAGGCAATTCAATCAGGTCATTTTGTAGTTTGTATTCCAACACATTCAATCGGGTTTCAATAGGATGCCTATTCTTGGAAAAAGTATTCATTACCAGATTATTCAATACCAAACTGGCAATCATAAAGATGATAACGATAAGTAACGAAGCGATGATAACTTCTACCAAAGTTGCCGATTTGATTTTTTTTAGTACAACCATTTCAATACGGTTTTAGGGGTTGCATCCATTACAATTCCACCATAGATAGTTGGTATATTTTCATTTTCAATCACACCGTTGTAAATATGATTGACAAATATAGAACCCGATTGGTTGGCTATAAATTGTCTCGTAGCAACAGTTCCGGAAACTGTTCCTCTTAATTCAAAATTCCCCATGCAATAGACCTGTCCTTTAATCCTTGCATCTGTTTCCAAAACAATTTGAGTTTGAAAATCTGTTGGCTCTTTGGTTTGAAAATAACATACACTACCTTTTAGGGTTGTACCTGCATCAATAAAAATTTGGTTATCGAAGGGTTTATTAGACTGAATGTATGGATTATTTTTGTTGTCCTGATAAAGAACCAAAGCAGATGGATAATCTAGTTGGCAGCCTTTTCCAACAGTAATCTTTTTGGAAGCTATGGCTTGGAAATTTCCTGTGGTACCGTCTTCAATTTCAATAATGGGAGCAATTAAAATCAAATCTTTCAAAAGAGCTGTTTTTTTAACCCTAATTAAAGTGTCCGATTTGATAATAATATTTCCCGTGATTTCTTGATTTTCTAATAAAATTGGGTTTTTAGAATAACTTCCTTTTGTTCTTAATTTGAATGAAACAACAATTTTTTGATGGTTTCCCAATGGAATGTATTCCTCCTGATTTAGAATTTTATATTCTTTCAAATAAAAAGAAATCATCTCTAGAACACTCTTTTTTAGAT from Flavobacterium eburneipallidum includes these protein-coding regions:
- a CDS encoding PulJ/GspJ family protein, which encodes MTNHKIKSFTLPELLIVMVLTAIVVGMAFSVLRLVQQQIKIIQTNFEKTSSLALFEQRLWQDFNEMGSIQFDANENNLFMESEMDTIIYSFQENYVLRNSDTIKLRLTPNTLFFQGKEIHSGYVDALFISGKAELPDYEIFVSKKNDLTLFMNQDGF
- a CDS encoding DUF6443 domain-containing protein, producing the protein MKKILSLLVFLPIMVIGQTQTENYVKNTTYKVATATSIPTPTAQQATQTITYYDGLGRPIQQVAHQQSGSGKDIVTPIEYDGFGRQDKEYLPYVPTAPASLDYKPSALADVLTFYDDVKYDADFPGMSTSNANPIIQINPYSQKGFEDSPLNRVLKQAAPGNDWKLGNGHEIKFEYETNTDADLVRQFGVSFVNGNTEAPHLEDNGIYATSQLYKTVTKDENWMPNQTYPSDHTTQEFKNKEGKVVLKRTFDVGKWHDTYYVYDDYGNLTYVLPPKLFTYHSITQPLSGLSIYLSTDYDYFSFFASPNPNSYADLYLTQTGENSLNLYFWEYGFTPGSPLMSGKIADLNLTPSPQDIILCDIMVSDVNGNLVVGGKLSIKNGELHITAEPGVVAYPDSNGEFYFSATINLPSLQANYTPQALDRSVFNDLIYQYKYDKRNRLVEKKLPGKEWEYIVYDKLDRPVLTQDAILKTQNKWLFTKYDAFSRPVYTGEYVNTSETTRTTVQALADAATIMFETKQGINTINGTTIYYNNTAFPNTNINLFTINYYDDYNFDLNGGTAATSYSITPITNAKSLATGTKVRILGTTNWTSSVIYYDSKGRPIYNYSKNDYLGTTSTVKTKLDFVGKVLETTSTHARNSVTTTLVDVFTYDQAGRLTQQTQAINGTTTPEIIVANTYDELGQLTSKKVGGKTTQGLQKVDYAYNIRGWLKSINDPNNLNQDNDLFAFGLNYNTVVNPSIPTYNQNKPLYNGNISSTSWKTSNVIPVLKQYNYTYDALNRFKAAWYGENSILNYKFNESISNYDRNGNIMMANRNMQDPLYNSYTSIDYLWYTYDKGNRLLKVVDYNKNSANGNEGFKDGNNLGDDYAYDSNGNMTADQNKSITNIEYNHLNLPTQITLASGAIEYKYDATGVKQRKIVSGGATTDYAGGFQYESNVLQFFPQPEGYVDCSSGNFNYIYQYKDHLGNVRLSYADKDNNGLITGATTTDVFNDGFELSPNWDSAVTAYDTSKKHSGNVSAKIEKLTAGEQYSHSNTWVSINNTQATDYIFSGWVYSNGPSADIYFFMKTNSETGYYTNVDYVRTWNTGQWVYMEKKISVPANIAMINLRIDNNGGGTVWFDDVSIRRVNTTSEIVEENNYYPFGLKHKDSNNVVTSTNLGQKYKYNGKELQDELGLNMYDYGARNYDPALGRWMNVDPLAEKGRRWSPYNYAFDNPVYFIDPDGMWPGEGIWKSIKKWWNSPSGNYGVATQRVAAQAFSAPDMPKPATNGEAVVMSIAAGAYTTGHSAPGSLKIPARARISTNKTNAEPVAPKSTTTLYRGVNSTSPAYKNATEGTATPRGGAATPTQHNEGNTASNFTSWTKNPEVAKNFALRTSGEGVVMEVTVPTTSTVTSPSAKEVNLVQWPGTVVNEAEVLLQYSVTGAKTTIIKN
- a CDS encoding type II secretion system F family protein, whose amino-acid sequence is MAFKLENIPNKSSVSNTKTSSLEELLKKEIVLFGERFNNKKKQAFYQELSVLLKAGITFKKGLTLIVDSLKKNADKELIQSILNDVVNGKPFSEALLASKSFTEYEFYSLQIGEETGTTAQVCQELGVFYERKNEQKRIIIAALTYPSIVLTTAIVVVVFMLSYVVPMFQDIFRQNNVELPALTKAIVKLSGWTKSYGVYGLLLLIGLLFIGRLFKDNVQYRTAIHYFILKIPILGAFMTKVYLAQFTQAVALLTTAKVPLLNSIQMVKKMIRFVPLQDALEKVENSILKGNSLSISLKENALFDNRIISLVKVAEETNQTEYVFQQLSEQYNQEVVQQSKVMTTVLEPLIILFVGVLVAVLLVAMYLPMFQLSSAIG
- a CDS encoding RHS repeat domain-containing protein; this translates as MKNKLNLILILLSNLLVYSQNLPKIIQPSPEAANLSRYADIPVSLYTGKPQIDFPLHTLECGNLKLPISLSYYASGVKVEDYSTWAGIGWALNAGGVISRVVANNGTYLSSLSNNLPISGTVEEQYGKFLNLVEHPENSHFIYHYNFLQYSGSFQGNTFRKHTNLKFEFSTDYNSIIITDDNGIKYYFECKNSLYDIQTDYYLTKIESADKYNIINFEYIRGDLYYQNPHISKFYILTSNGAGYIKDSEGVYGHKDSGVLLSRIYTSNNDSVEFIKKDIYQFGGPNSLDKYRKALDSIIVYHDNNKSSSFHFKTNNIQTTKIYSPYPDQPAFLYNENKGMDYRLYLDGFEKIDVVGNIIESHSFEYYGRTVDGKDLLPNRFSRAQDLGGFYNGQDSNTSLIPPLNETLMPDGSGLSDSNLNNNGFVSPVNIAGANRNPNLEYMQMGTLKSIKYPTGGFAKFYYSQMENPLTLEPFWGIKIDKIEYLDSDESLLKRKNYVYQNPVLGYPIPSFWHYTLNRDYNDMTPFPLICQASSSYMDCMVYNSTNSYNWAIKLSPDPVNDQGLDQGPMIGYGLVKEFEEGNGRIDYQFSTDGAYDEEAKDHYFEISQFYDGFPRENLFMKNSWPLGPIMDNNWKMGTLLNKATYKEDGTKKQDIRYHYSYDILKTIPGINIYSIPKYTSNGGYVAHNSFYYYYFAYLSVWERLDSVTETIDNVTKVTNYTYDERKQVSQISTTKSNGDSFTTNFKYPYNYTSPVFNNMVSRNIIAPVIEKTEKINNNQVKLLKTNYSFWDTDANNLNLISSSNLTDCIYPLSVEVKKGEDPIETRLNYNSYDSKGNIASVSKTNDLEIIYIWGYKQTQPVAKIENATQAQITALSLNMTLINDSSTTDSAMQTELQKLRTGLPHAMVTTYTYKPLIGISTITDPKGDTVTYNYDAFGRLQNVKDKDGNILSENEYHYKN